Proteins encoded together in one Astyanax mexicanus isolate ESR-SI-001 chromosome 10, AstMex3_surface, whole genome shotgun sequence window:
- the map1lc3cl gene encoding microtubule-associated proteins 1A/1B light chain 3C — MPPFERSMEMMPFKQRKCLATRKDEVCTIRSKFPNKLPVIVERYIQEKQLPLLDKTKFLVPHELTMGQFLCLLRNKIVLEASQALFLLISGKSMCCMTASMAEIYSQHRDPDGFLYMTYASQDMFG, encoded by the exons ATGCCACCTTTCGAGAGGTCCATGGAAATGATGCCTTTCAAGCAAAGGAAGTGTCTAG CTACAAGAAAAGATGAGGTTTGCACAATTCGATCTAAGTTCCCCAACAAATTACCG GTTATTGTAGAGCGATACATTCAGGAGAAACAGCTTCCTCTACTGGACAAAACAAAATTCTTGGTCCCTCATGAACTCACAATGGGTCAGTTTCTGTGTCTGCTTAG gaATAAAATAGTGCTAGAGGCATCCCAGGCTCTGTTCTTGCTCATCTCAGGAAAGAGCATGTGCTGCATGACGGCCAGCATGGCAGAGATCTACTCCCAGCACAGAGACCCAGATGGCTTCCTCTACATGACCTACGCCTCACAAGACATGTTCGGCTGA